The following are encoded together in the Kribbella voronezhensis genome:
- a CDS encoding NUDIX hydrolase — protein MQTWAERFPELFAPAFWHWGELDTQFTLEEPPDELISNVHVVARAEGGIVVCRNDLGWRFLPGGTREPDEPIEETARRELLEEAGARITGSLTWLGGHRADHRRPAPYRDHLPHPVSYWINVVADVVVDREPTNPPDGEQVVEVLVLPPEKAIAFLDEENDNDGLMADLVRLAMAMDLV, from the coding sequence ATGCAGACCTGGGCGGAGCGGTTTCCTGAGTTGTTCGCGCCGGCGTTCTGGCACTGGGGAGAGCTCGACACCCAGTTCACACTGGAGGAACCGCCGGACGAGTTGATCAGCAATGTGCACGTGGTCGCCCGCGCCGAAGGCGGGATCGTCGTCTGCCGCAACGATCTCGGCTGGCGCTTCCTGCCCGGCGGCACCCGCGAACCCGATGAGCCGATCGAGGAGACCGCGCGCCGCGAACTGCTCGAGGAGGCCGGCGCACGGATCACCGGCTCGCTGACCTGGCTCGGTGGGCACCGGGCCGACCATCGCCGACCGGCGCCGTACCGCGACCATCTGCCGCACCCCGTGTCGTACTGGATCAATGTGGTCGCCGATGTCGTGGTCGACCGGGAGCCGACCAATCCGCCCGACGGCGAGCAGGTGGTCGAAGTACTGGTGCTCCCGCCGGAGAAAGCGATCGCGTTCCTCGACGAGGAGAACGACAACGACGGCTTGATGGCCGACCTGGTCAGACTCGCCATGGCGATGGACCTGGTCTAG
- a CDS encoding deoxyribonuclease IV — protein MSFKLGAHVDQEDPLAEAADRGADLVQFFLGDPQGWKGPKVSYADGADALRERAAADGIDLYVHAPYVLNVATLNNRIRIPSRKLLQQTLDKAAEVGVKGVIVHGGHVGKGDDPETGFDNWRKCIERAELPVPLLIENTAGGDNAMARQLDRIARLWEAVQDSGNDNLANVGFCLDTCHFHAGGEELDSVVEKVLAITGRIDLVHANGSRDAFGSGADRHSNFEEGEIDPAQIVAVVKAAGAPVVVETPNADHGQKADIDYLRAHLN, from the coding sequence ATGAGCTTCAAACTTGGTGCGCACGTCGATCAGGAGGACCCGCTGGCGGAGGCCGCGGACCGGGGTGCGGACCTGGTCCAGTTCTTCCTGGGCGACCCGCAGGGCTGGAAGGGCCCGAAGGTGTCGTACGCCGACGGGGCCGACGCGCTGCGGGAGCGGGCGGCCGCGGACGGGATCGACCTCTACGTCCACGCGCCGTACGTGCTGAACGTCGCGACGCTGAACAACCGGATCCGGATTCCCAGTCGCAAGCTGCTGCAGCAGACGCTGGACAAGGCGGCCGAGGTCGGCGTCAAGGGTGTCATCGTGCACGGCGGTCACGTCGGCAAGGGTGACGACCCGGAGACCGGCTTCGACAACTGGCGCAAGTGCATCGAGCGGGCCGAACTGCCGGTGCCGCTGCTGATCGAGAACACGGCCGGCGGCGACAACGCGATGGCGCGGCAACTGGACCGGATCGCGCGGCTGTGGGAGGCCGTGCAGGACTCGGGCAACGACAACCTCGCCAACGTCGGCTTCTGCCTGGACACCTGCCACTTCCACGCCGGCGGCGAGGAACTCGACTCCGTCGTCGAGAAGGTGCTGGCGATCACCGGGCGGATCGACCTCGTCCACGCCAACGGATCGCGAGACGCCTTCGGCTCGGGCGCGGACCGGCACAGCAACTTCGAAGAGGGCGAGATCGACCCGGCTCAGATCGTCGCGGTCGTCAAAGCCGCCGGCGCACCGGTCGTCGTCGAAACCCCGAACGCCGACCACGGCCAGAAGGCCGACATCGACTACCTCCGCGCCCACCTGAACTAA
- a CDS encoding Lrp/AsnC family transcriptional regulator — translation MTFQERELDQTDWQILSELQADGRLSYNQLGKRVNLSPPAVADRVRRLEESGVIVGYRAQVDPARAGQPLAAFVQMRCTTGRCLLKTTRAEDFPEVLEIHKLSGNSCTMLRVRVASMRHLEGLFERLGEHGEINTHVVLSTEFEGRPVQQPVTDARPVTRSKGWGQGG, via the coding sequence ATGACCTTTCAGGAGCGCGAGCTGGATCAGACCGATTGGCAGATCTTGTCCGAACTGCAGGCCGACGGGCGGCTCTCGTACAACCAGCTCGGCAAGCGGGTGAACCTGTCGCCGCCGGCCGTCGCCGACCGGGTGCGGCGGCTGGAGGAGTCCGGGGTGATCGTGGGCTACCGGGCTCAGGTCGACCCGGCTCGGGCGGGGCAGCCGTTGGCGGCGTTCGTGCAGATGCGGTGTACCACCGGGCGGTGCCTGCTCAAGACGACCCGCGCCGAGGACTTCCCCGAAGTACTGGAGATCCACAAGCTCAGTGGCAACTCCTGCACGATGCTGCGCGTCCGGGTCGCTTCGATGCGGCATCTGGAGGGGCTGTTCGAGCGGCTGGGTGAGCACGGCGAGATCAACACGCATGTGGTGCTGTCGACCGAGTTCGAGGGGCGGCCGGTGCAGCAACCGGTCACGGACGCCCGGCCGGTGACGCGGTCGAAAGGCTGGGGTCAGGGTGGCTGA
- a CDS encoding MFS transporter yields MLIPVVLAAALMNAAMVAASAVSTILIADQLAPALAGLPNTAGVLGTAAGAVVVGRWSARLGRAQALRTGYGIAVAGGALTVLAAVGAPVALLFLGMFLLGTGNAASLLSRYAAAEAVSPARRAAAMSTVVWAGTAGAAGGPFLLEPAKSFAESAGLPALCGPFLLAVTTAFAALLAAGKIRPTPAHGAGTEPAPRSTGVEPSPRGTDTEPVSPSAAVETAPRSTAVEPAPRSTGIGAASRSTALVAAGVMLVGQLVMVALMTSVPVHAHHHGQGLGVLGLMLSAHTLGMFALAPVTGWWIDRAGPKPTILAGLATVTVSALVIAGPAGMAFTPGLFLLGYGWNLCYLGGSALLSSAAADSPAARAKLESKAEAWVWAVSALATAASTLLFAAGGFMLLSGVSIALAVPTLVAVLTYRPGSPRAVTSLAGCQQQKASVPCSPDLSGSTTRPGL; encoded by the coding sequence ATGCTGATTCCCGTCGTTCTCGCCGCCGCCCTGATGAATGCCGCGATGGTCGCCGCCAGTGCGGTCAGCACCATCCTGATCGCCGACCAACTTGCTCCCGCGCTGGCCGGACTGCCGAACACAGCAGGAGTCCTCGGTACTGCGGCAGGTGCTGTCGTCGTCGGTCGCTGGAGCGCGCGACTCGGCCGAGCACAGGCCCTCCGCACCGGCTACGGAATCGCCGTAGCCGGGGGAGCTCTCACAGTCCTGGCCGCTGTCGGAGCGCCGGTCGCCCTGCTCTTCCTCGGCATGTTCCTGCTCGGCACCGGCAACGCAGCAAGCCTCCTGTCCCGGTACGCCGCTGCTGAAGCCGTCAGCCCTGCTCGTCGAGCAGCCGCCATGAGCACAGTCGTCTGGGCCGGTACTGCGGGTGCAGCAGGTGGCCCGTTCCTCCTGGAGCCGGCCAAGTCGTTCGCCGAGTCCGCTGGCCTACCGGCACTCTGCGGCCCGTTCCTCCTCGCCGTAACCACCGCCTTCGCCGCCCTCCTCGCCGCCGGCAAGATCCGGCCCACCCCCGCACACGGCGCCGGCACCGAGCCCGCGCCGCGCAGTACAGGGGTGGAGCCCTCGCCACGCGGTACGGACACGGAGCCGGTGTCACCCAGTGCGGCGGTGGAGACGGCGCCACGTAGTACGGCGGTTGAACCGGCGCCACGCAGTACGGGGATTGGGGCGGCGTCGCGTAGTACGGCGTTGGTGGCGGCTGGGGTGATGTTGGTGGGGCAGTTGGTGATGGTGGCGTTGATGACCTCGGTGCCGGTGCACGCGCATCACCACGGGCAAGGGCTCGGCGTACTCGGGCTGATGCTGTCGGCGCACACGCTCGGCATGTTCGCGCTGGCTCCGGTCACCGGCTGGTGGATCGACAGAGCCGGGCCGAAGCCGACGATCCTCGCAGGACTCGCGACCGTCACCGTCTCCGCCTTGGTCATAGCCGGCCCAGCCGGGATGGCGTTCACCCCCGGCCTCTTCCTTCTCGGCTACGGCTGGAACCTCTGCTACCTCGGCGGCAGCGCACTGTTGAGCAGCGCGGCTGCAGACAGTCCTGCTGCCCGCGCGAAGCTGGAGAGCAAGGCAGAGGCCTGGGTCTGGGCTGTCTCCGCCCTGGCCACTGCCGCCTCGACGCTGCTGTTCGCAGCAGGCGGCTTCATGCTTCTGTCCGGTGTCTCGATCGCGCTGGCCGTACCGACGCTGGTCGCCGTGCTGACCTACCGCCCAGGCTCACCGCGAGCAGTCACTAGCCTTGCTGGATGCCAGCAACAGAAAGCTTCCGTGCCTTGCAGCCCGGACCTGTCCGGGTCGACGACGAGACCTGGACTCTGA
- a CDS encoding DUF4241 domain-containing protein encodes MPATESFRALQPGPVRVDDETWTLTVHDLGVLRVPSGKLEASDPFVNLGEGQIIDVPPGDYPVRVTVADVSDKQDGSHLREAYLSVVLAEGEVASVGPATRVAEELPADEYWVVPVDAGTVGFADADAIRSGMPGDDWYDEVFDNGKDDSWFALMDSAEHLRAGCANIVLPAATAGENVVLAHSGWGDGVYPILSTLDATGRSLAIHIDLLVVGGSDSDDAPEA; translated from the coding sequence ATGCCAGCAACAGAAAGCTTCCGTGCCTTGCAGCCCGGACCTGTCCGGGTCGACGACGAGACCTGGACTCTGACCGTCCACGACCTCGGCGTACTGCGGGTGCCCAGCGGCAAGCTCGAGGCCAGTGACCCGTTCGTGAACCTCGGTGAGGGCCAGATCATCGACGTGCCGCCGGGCGACTACCCGGTCCGGGTGACGGTCGCGGACGTGTCCGACAAGCAGGACGGCAGCCACCTACGCGAGGCGTACCTCAGTGTCGTGCTGGCTGAGGGCGAGGTGGCGTCGGTGGGACCGGCCACGCGGGTTGCCGAGGAACTGCCGGCCGACGAGTACTGGGTCGTGCCGGTCGACGCCGGGACCGTAGGGTTCGCCGATGCCGACGCGATCCGGAGCGGGATGCCCGGGGACGACTGGTACGACGAGGTGTTCGACAACGGCAAGGACGACAGTTGGTTCGCGCTGATGGACTCCGCGGAGCACCTGCGCGCGGGGTGCGCCAACATCGTGTTGCCGGCCGCGACGGCGGGGGAGAACGTCGTACTGGCCCATTCCGGCTGGGGTGACGGGGTGTATCCGATCCTCAGCACCCTGGATGCGACCGGGCGGTCGCTCGCGATCCACATCGACCTGCTCGTGGTCGGCGGCTCGGACTCCGACGACGCGCCGGAGGCCTGA
- the rpsF gene encoding 30S ribosomal protein S6, with the protein MRRYEVMVILDPELEERTVEPSLDTYLNIVRKEGGTVEKLDIWGRRKLAYDVKKKSEGIYAIIDLTAEPAVVKELDRQLTLNESILRTKVIRPDQH; encoded by the coding sequence ATGCGTCGTTATGAAGTCATGGTGATCCTCGACCCTGAGCTCGAAGAGCGTACCGTCGAGCCGTCGCTGGACACGTACCTGAACATCGTCCGTAAGGAAGGTGGGACGGTCGAGAAGCTCGACATCTGGGGCCGCCGCAAGCTGGCCTACGACGTCAAGAAGAAGTCCGAAGGCATTTACGCCATCATCGACCTGACTGCCGAGCCGGCAGTGGTGAAGGAACTCGACCGTCAGCTCACGCTGAACGAGTCGATCCTCCGCACGAAGGTCATCCGTCCGGACCAGCACTGA